Part of the Bacillus cabrialesii genome is shown below.
TCAATCACTTGCTTTAATTCAGCTTTTGTTTCCTGTTTTAAAGACACATTGCCCAGCCTCGTCAGATCGAAGTAATAAAACAGTCTCAACAGCCTTGCCGTTTGGGGTTTAATCGGGACCCTGTAAGGATCTTTTTCAAAACAGCGATGGCAAATAAAGCCGTTATCGCGGACAGAGAAATGAAAGGTCCCGTCTTGGCTTTTACAATGCACACAATGATTCAGCTCAGGATATAGCCCCATGACACCGAGCATTTTCATTTGAGCAATGAATGTGATGACATCCGGATCTGTTCCTTCATTCAGCTGTTTAAACGATTCTAAAATGAATTCAAACAAATAAGGGTTAGGCTTCTTTTCTTCTGTGCCTTTATCGACTAGCTCAGCAATATACGCAGCATATGCTGTTAAAAACAAATCTTCCCTAATGCCTCTCATGCTGAGGATCATTTCACCCTGCTGAAGCGTTCCGAGACCCGTTGTTTTTTGCATTAAGAATGAACCATACAAAAAGGGCTGGCTGACTGCTGATAAACGGCTGTTCGGTTTTTTGGCGCCTCTTGCCATAACACCTATTTTTCCGTGTTCTCTTGTCAGTAAAGTAACGATTTTATTCGTCTCTCCGTAATCATTTGTGCGAAGAACGATCCCTTCACATTTTGTCAGCATTTCCGCACCTTCCTAAAGCAGGAGCGGCCAAGAGGTTTATAAAATTGGATAATCAAATCGGGCTAGCTCATCTTCTAGTTCATCGGGTCTTTCCATGTTCTCTTTTTCCAGTTCTTTAAAAAGAAGATACGTATCAACATTTCCTGTTTGAGAAAATACGTTCCAGGTAAAATTCAACACAAGAAACCCACCTTTCTGTAGTTAAACTAGCTTACCTAAACTCCAAATTCTTACCTTTATCTTGACCAGATGTCCTCCATTTCATGTTAAACAAAATTTGTTAATGCATCCCTGTTTCTGTGAGATAATGACACACAGCAAGAAATTAATATTCGTCCTCTTTAAAGCCGAAATCGCGAAGCTGGGACATTTTATTACGCCAGTCTTTCTGGACTTTCACCCACAATT
Proteins encoded:
- a CDS encoding YqzL family protein, which codes for MLNFTWNVFSQTGNVDTYLLFKELEKENMERPDELEDELARFDYPIL
- the recO gene encoding DNA repair protein RecO, giving the protein MLTKCEGIVLRTNDYGETNKIVTLLTREHGKIGVMARGAKKPNSRLSAVSQPFLYGSFLMQKTTGLGTLQQGEMILSMRGIREDLFLTAYAAYIAELVDKGTEEKKPNPYLFEFILESFKQLNEGTDPDVITFIAQMKMLGVMGLYPELNHCVHCKSQDGTFHFSVRDNGFICHRCFEKDPYRVPIKPQTARLLRLFYYFDLTRLGNVSLKQETKAELKQVIDLYYEEYSGLYLKSKRFLDQMESMKHLMGENKS